The following coding sequences lie in one Euhalothece natronophila Z-M001 genomic window:
- a CDS encoding aminopeptidase P family protein, translating to MTLSLQTILKQRRQRLAEKFPDKALLWSGRAPARNFPANTFPFRPSSHFLYFAGLFLENAVIELEQGKLTLFMDNPSSESILWGGEQPSRDDIATEMGADRAYPLAELSPTNEEIATIALFDSTTYQEQCHYLQRTIPQPSQATGKDLALIEAMIDLRLCHDEGAIGEIRQAAEVSIQAHQAGMEATQAGKTEAEIRAAMEAVMIAHNQTPAYGSIVTIHGNVLHNHDYSHTLQEGDLLLADVGAESKGGYASDITRTWPVSGQFSPTQQEIYDLVLAAHDACIAMVAPDVEYKDIHWQAARIITKGLVEIGILKGNVSDLLANDAHALFFPHGVGHLLGLDVHDMEDLGDVAGYAPGRQRSERFGLGNLRLDRALKPGMTVTIEPGFYQVPAILNDPQTQETYGDVINWERLQQFSDVRGIRIEDDVLVTSEGAEVLTAPLPCQRDKIEAMTLIP from the coding sequence ATGACACTATCTTTACAAACCATCCTCAAACAACGTCGCCAGCGATTAGCGGAAAAATTCCCTGATAAGGCTTTATTATGGTCGGGACGCGCTCCTGCTCGCAATTTTCCAGCGAATACCTTTCCTTTTCGCCCCAGTAGCCATTTTTTGTATTTTGCTGGCTTGTTTTTAGAAAATGCGGTGATTGAGTTAGAGCAAGGAAAGCTCACCCTGTTTATGGATAATCCTTCCTCAGAAAGTATTTTATGGGGCGGTGAACAACCGAGTCGTGATGATATTGCCACTGAAATGGGGGCAGATCGAGCTTATCCCCTAGCAGAATTATCCCCCACGAATGAGGAAATCGCAACGATCGCGCTGTTTGATTCCACTACTTATCAAGAACAATGTCACTATTTACAACGGACAATTCCCCAGCCGAGTCAGGCAACAGGAAAAGATTTAGCATTAATTGAGGCAATGATTGATCTGCGCTTGTGTCATGATGAAGGCGCGATCGGGGAAATTCGTCAAGCAGCAGAAGTGTCAATCCAAGCCCATCAAGCAGGAATGGAAGCTACTCAAGCAGGGAAAACGGAAGCCGAAATTCGGGCAGCGATGGAAGCGGTAATGATTGCCCATAACCAAACGCCAGCCTATGGCAGTATTGTCACTATCCATGGAAACGTTTTACACAACCACGACTATTCCCACACCCTACAAGAAGGAGATTTACTCTTAGCGGATGTGGGCGCAGAAAGCAAAGGGGGATATGCCTCTGATATTACTCGTACTTGGCCAGTGAGTGGTCAATTTTCCCCCACCCAACAAGAAATTTATGATTTAGTGTTAGCCGCCCATGATGCTTGTATTGCTATGGTTGCCCCCGATGTAGAATATAAAGACATTCATTGGCAAGCCGCGCGGATCATTACGAAAGGATTAGTAGAAATTGGTATTCTCAAGGGGAATGTTTCTGATTTACTGGCTAACGATGCCCATGCTTTATTTTTCCCTCATGGTGTGGGACACTTACTGGGCTTAGATGTCCATGATATGGAAGATTTAGGGGATGTAGCAGGGTATGCCCCAGGTAGGCAACGCAGTGAACGCTTTGGCTTAGGAAATCTGAGGCTCGATCGCGCTTTAAAACCTGGGATGACAGTTACCATTGAACCGGGCTTTTATCAAGTGCCAGCAATTCTTAATGATCCTCAAACGCAAGAAACCTATGGGGATGTAATTAACTGGGAGCGATTACAACAATTTTCTGATGTGAGAGGGATTCGGATTGAAGATGATGTCTTAGTCACCTCAGAGGGTGCAGAGGTATTAACCGCTCCTCTTCCTTGCCAACGGGATAAAATCGAGGCAATGACTTTAATCCCTTAG
- a CDS encoding DUF7219 family protein produces MAEYNSDKKKEKNNFLYPRYSYRGDVKPENMIFNSNLQEFAQRVNYICNLETAGKMDPEEAYQDIKQLWKQLKSSRKSLGINEQNSSSDS; encoded by the coding sequence ATGGCAGAATATAACTCTGATAAAAAAAAAGAGAAAAACAATTTCCTTTACCCACGTTACTCCTATCGTGGAGACGTTAAGCCTGAAAATATGATTTTTAATTCTAATTTACAAGAGTTTGCTCAGCGAGTGAATTATATTTGTAATTTAGAAACTGCTGGTAAAATGGACCCTGAAGAGGCTTATCAAGATATTAAGCAATTATGGAAGCAATTAAAATCTTCCCGCAAAAGTCTCGGCATTAATGAGCAAAATAGTTCCTCTGATTCCTAA
- a CDS encoding BamA/TamA family outer membrane protein: MSHLSPIISTATVLAFIGWQGVAYAETQSEPEEVTALQVQAPTDPSPALPSNGEEAPSPAPPEMESPQQQMPEGDAADEPEVLVVEVDVEGVEGELEDIVFDATDIQPGRITTRSRLQEDVNAIFATGLFSNVRVVPEDTPLGVRVTFVVEPNPTLEEVQVNTLPADQEERVLPDEVVDEIFRDQYGELLNFQELQNNIEQLNQWYQENGYDLAQVVDSPEVSEDGVVTITVAEGVIEDIQVRLLDETGEEIDGRTRDFIITREVELSPGDVFRRQTARADLERVFGLGIFEDGNLSFEPGDDPSKVVLNFEMVEGDTGSIGAGAGVSSATGLFGTVSYQEQNLGGNNQNLSTELQVGGRTLLFNARFQDPWIAGDPYRTSYTADLFRRRSLSVIFDGGETNVTLPDGDTPRVIRTGGGVEFARPLAPDPFTRAEWNVSAGLNYQRVQIEDSDGQISPRDEDDNQLSFDESGRDDLVVLELGARRDLRDNPRQPTSGSVLRLGVDQSVPIGSGSIFFNRLEAGYSQFFPVDWTNFADGAETLAFNVQAGTVFGDLPPYEAFSLGGTNSVRGYQQGDVGAGRSFLQATAEYRFPVFDIIGGALFVDVGTDLGTGSNVPGQPAEVRDKPGSGFGYGLGVRVDSPLGPLRLDYGINDQGDNRIHFGIGERF, translated from the coding sequence ATGTCTCATTTATCTCCAATTATTTCAACTGCGACAGTCCTTGCTTTCATCGGTTGGCAGGGTGTCGCTTATGCTGAGACGCAATCAGAGCCAGAGGAAGTGACTGCGCTACAAGTTCAAGCTCCTACAGATCCCTCACCAGCGCTTCCCAGTAATGGGGAAGAAGCTCCCTCTCCAGCCCCTCCTGAGATGGAATCGCCCCAACAGCAGATGCCTGAAGGTGACGCAGCAGATGAGCCAGAAGTACTGGTCGTTGAGGTAGATGTAGAAGGGGTAGAAGGAGAATTAGAGGACATTGTCTTTGATGCAACAGATATCCAGCCAGGACGAATAACCACTCGTTCTCGATTACAAGAAGATGTGAATGCCATTTTTGCCACTGGTTTATTTTCTAATGTGAGAGTGGTTCCAGAAGATACCCCGTTAGGGGTTCGAGTTACTTTTGTAGTAGAGCCAAACCCCACTTTGGAAGAAGTGCAAGTAAATACTCTTCCTGCTGATCAAGAAGAAAGAGTTTTACCAGATGAAGTAGTGGATGAAATATTTCGGGATCAATATGGCGAACTTCTCAATTTCCAAGAATTACAAAATAATATCGAACAGTTAAATCAGTGGTATCAAGAAAACGGATATGATCTTGCTCAAGTAGTGGATTCTCCAGAAGTTTCTGAAGATGGAGTCGTTACCATTACTGTTGCTGAAGGAGTCATTGAAGATATCCAAGTTCGTCTCCTTGATGAAACTGGGGAAGAGATAGACGGGCGAACTCGCGATTTTATTATTACCCGAGAAGTTGAACTTTCACCAGGGGATGTGTTTAGACGGCAAACGGCTCGTGCTGATTTAGAGCGGGTTTTTGGCTTAGGAATTTTTGAAGATGGTAATTTATCTTTTGAGCCGGGAGATGATCCCAGTAAGGTAGTGCTTAACTTTGAAATGGTAGAAGGGGATACTGGCTCAATTGGTGCTGGGGCTGGTGTTAGTTCTGCAACAGGATTATTTGGCACAGTTAGTTACCAAGAACAGAATTTAGGTGGCAATAATCAAAACTTATCCACAGAATTACAAGTGGGTGGTCGGACGCTGTTATTTAATGCTCGTTTTCAAGACCCTTGGATTGCTGGGGATCCTTATCGCACGTCTTATACTGCTGATTTATTCCGCCGTCGTTCTCTTTCGGTGATTTTTGACGGTGGAGAAACAAATGTTACTTTGCCTGATGGTGACACCCCGCGAGTGATTAGAACAGGTGGAGGAGTTGAGTTTGCGCGTCCCTTAGCACCAGACCCCTTTACTCGGGCTGAGTGGAATGTTTCCGCAGGCTTAAATTATCAACGAGTTCAAATTGAAGATAGTGATGGACAGATTTCCCCTAGAGATGAAGACGATAATCAATTATCCTTTGATGAAAGCGGTCGTGATGATTTGGTGGTGCTGGAGTTAGGAGCAAGACGCGATTTACGTGATAATCCTCGGCAACCCACAAGTGGGTCGGTTTTACGACTAGGGGTGGATCAATCAGTTCCCATTGGCTCTGGGAGTATTTTCTTTAATCGCTTAGAAGCGGGTTACAGTCAATTTTTCCCTGTGGATTGGACAAATTTTGCTGATGGCGCTGAAACCTTAGCGTTTAATGTACAAGCAGGAACGGTTTTTGGAGATTTACCCCCCTATGAAGCGTTTTCTTTAGGAGGGACTAACTCAGTACGAGGTTATCAACAAGGAGATGTCGGAGCTGGACGTAGTTTTCTCCAGGCAACTGCTGAATATCGTTTTCCCGTTTTTGATATTATTGGTGGTGCTTTATTCGTGGATGTGGGAACGGATTTAGGCACTGGTAGTAATGTTCCTGGACAACCGGCAGAGGTTCGGGATAAGCCTGGTAGTGGTTTCGGTTATGGCTTAGGGGTGAGAGTTGATTCTCCTTTAGGTCCTCTTCGCTTAGATTATGGGATTAATGATCAAGGGGATAATCGCATTCATTTTGGCATTGGAGAACGGTTTTAA
- the hemC gene encoding hydroxymethylbilane synthase — protein MTVTTSSGSKLVRIGTRKSNLAMVQTHWVRDELQKHFPDHQFEIQAMSTQGDKILDVALSKIGDKGLFTKELELGLLNEDVDLAVHSLKDLPTQLPENLMLGCVTSRENPADALVLNEKNQGYTIETLPEGAIVGTSSLRRLAQLRYHFPYLEFKDVRGNLNTRLKKLDAGDYDALVLAVAGLERLGMADRVSQCIPGDISLHAVGQGALGIECREGDQRILDLLKAIEDDKTRDRTLAERSFLRELEGGCQVPIGVNSWIEGDQLTLKGMVASLDGKQLLKDTVSSDRANYDNIGKELAQKVRDQGAQAILDEIFAQIDR, from the coding sequence ATGACAGTAACGACCTCTTCTGGCAGTAAACTGGTTCGCATTGGCACAAGAAAAAGTAATTTAGCAATGGTGCAAACCCATTGGGTACGGGATGAACTACAAAAACATTTTCCTGATCATCAGTTTGAAATACAAGCGATGAGTACCCAAGGGGATAAAATTCTTGATGTTGCCCTTTCTAAAATTGGTGATAAAGGACTCTTTACCAAAGAATTAGAGTTAGGGTTACTGAATGAGGATGTAGATTTAGCAGTTCATTCTCTTAAAGATTTACCGACACAACTGCCAGAAAACTTAATGTTAGGCTGTGTTACCAGTCGCGAAAATCCCGCCGATGCTTTGGTTTTAAATGAGAAAAATCAAGGCTATACCATTGAGACGTTGCCAGAAGGGGCAATTGTGGGAACATCCTCTCTTCGTCGGTTAGCGCAATTACGGTATCATTTCCCTTATCTTGAATTTAAAGATGTACGAGGAAATCTCAATACTCGGTTGAAGAAACTAGATGCGGGAGACTACGATGCCCTAGTATTAGCTGTAGCAGGGTTAGAACGGTTAGGAATGGCCGATCGCGTTTCCCAATGTATCCCAGGGGATATTTCCCTTCACGCCGTCGGACAAGGGGCTTTAGGCATTGAATGTCGAGAAGGAGATCAACGGATTTTAGACTTATTAAAAGCGATTGAAGATGACAAAACGCGCGATCGAACTCTTGCTGAACGATCCTTTTTAAGAGAATTAGAAGGAGGCTGTCAAGTTCCCATTGGGGTTAATAGTTGGATAGAAGGAGATCAATTAACCTTAAAAGGAATGGTGGCAAGTCTCGATGGTAAACAATTGCTAAAAGATACAGTTAGCAGCGATCGCGCAAATTATGACAACATAGGAAAAGAATTAGCGCAGAAAGTGAGAGATCAGGGCGCACAAGCCATTTTAGATGAAATTTTTGCCCAAATTGACCGTTAA
- the lpxC gene encoding UDP-3-O-acyl-N-acetylglucosamine deacetylase — protein MVEEQTLATSFTSSGVGLHSGEEVTVTVKPAQAGEGRYFVRTDLPEAPSISATVEAVSQTQLSTELQQGQATVRTVEHLLSALFGLGVDHARIEINGPEVPLLDGSALSWTQQIQRVGRVSCQVPKQKGLVLNSPVSVQEKDAIVAAFPADQTQLSYAVDYPVDAIGQQWLSWYPEKGDYESAIAPARTFVLAKQIEALQQAGLIKGGSLDNALVCGEQGWLNPPLRFANEPVRHKLLDLVGDLSLLGIFPQAHIFAYKASHHLHIRLAKELMRTT, from the coding sequence ATGGTAGAAGAGCAAACCCTTGCCACTTCTTTTACAAGTTCGGGAGTGGGATTACATTCAGGCGAGGAAGTAACGGTTACAGTTAAACCAGCACAGGCAGGAGAGGGACGTTATTTTGTTCGGACTGATTTACCCGAAGCGCCGTCTATTTCTGCCACTGTAGAAGCGGTGAGTCAAACCCAACTGTCCACCGAATTACAACAAGGTCAGGCAACAGTGCGAACGGTAGAACATTTATTATCGGCACTGTTTGGGTTAGGTGTTGATCATGCTCGCATTGAAATTAATGGTCCAGAAGTTCCGTTATTAGATGGTTCTGCTCTCAGTTGGACACAACAAATTCAGCGGGTAGGACGGGTAAGTTGTCAAGTCCCAAAACAAAAAGGCTTAGTTCTCAATTCTCCAGTGTCAGTGCAAGAGAAAGATGCCATTGTTGCAGCGTTTCCAGCAGATCAAACGCAATTAAGTTACGCTGTTGATTATCCCGTTGATGCTATTGGTCAACAGTGGTTAAGTTGGTATCCTGAAAAAGGAGACTATGAAAGCGCGATCGCGCCAGCAAGGACTTTTGTGCTTGCTAAACAAATAGAAGCCTTGCAACAAGCGGGATTAATTAAGGGAGGTAGTCTTGATAATGCCTTAGTTTGTGGTGAACAGGGTTGGTTAAATCCACCTTTACGCTTTGCAAATGAGCCAGTTCGTCATAAACTACTGGATTTAGTGGGTGATTTAAGTTTGTTGGGAATTTTTCCCCAAGCGCATATTTTTGCCTATAAAGCCAGTCATCATCTACATATCCGTTTAGCTAAGGAATTAATGAGGACTACCTAA
- the dnaK gene encoding molecular chaperone DnaK, producing MGRVVGIDLGTTNSVVSITEGGKPLVIANAEGTRTTPSVVSFNKDGELLVGQMARRQSVLNPQNTYFGVKRFIGRKYSELSEASKRVPYTIRRNDEGNIKLRCPRLKKEFSPEEISARILQKLVQDASRYLGEPVTEAVITVPAYFNDSQRQATRDAGRIAGLDVLRILNEPTAAALAYGLDQEDNSLVLVFDLGGGTFDVSLLEVGDGVFEVKSTSGDTQLGGNDFDEKIVNWLADDFLEKEGIDLRRDRQALQRLSEAAEKAKIELSGVGTTEINLPFITASESGPKHIETQLTRSQFEGLCADLMQRLRRPLKRAFKDAQLRPDDIDEVVLVGGSTRIPMVQDMVRDLIGLEPNQNVNPDEVVAVGAAIQAGILAGEVKDVLLLDVTPLSFGIETIGGVMKKLIPRNTTIPVRRSDLFSTSENNQTMVEVHVLQGEREMAEENKSLGRFKLTGIPPAPRGVPQILVSLDLDANGILNVTALDKTTGREQSVTIQGASTLSESEVNRMIQDAEANSRADQERKERIEKRNRAEALADSSQRRLKEVALDFGTQFASYYRRRIEALIEELRESLARDDERGIDRAQSDLQDALYELNREVRLQYEDEEDDFFGSIKRTFLGDEEDRVPPYRTQSREPREPREPREPRPSSRPRSRPRYEPEYDDDYYEPRPPRRSSRRRPYEYENDWDEEDDDWF from the coding sequence ATGGGGAGAGTTGTCGGGATCGACTTAGGAACAACCAACTCAGTTGTCTCAATTACCGAAGGAGGCAAACCTTTAGTAATTGCCAACGCGGAAGGAACACGGACAACCCCCTCTGTGGTCAGTTTTAACAAAGATGGGGAATTATTAGTGGGGCAAATGGCAAGACGACAATCTGTTCTCAACCCCCAAAATACTTACTTTGGCGTTAAACGCTTTATTGGGCGTAAATATTCCGAATTAAGTGAAGCCAGTAAGCGTGTTCCCTACACCATTCGTCGCAACGATGAGGGCAATATTAAATTACGCTGCCCTCGTCTCAAAAAGGAATTTTCCCCAGAAGAAATTTCAGCACGAATTTTACAGAAATTAGTCCAAGATGCCAGCCGTTATTTAGGGGAACCTGTTACCGAAGCAGTCATTACTGTTCCCGCCTATTTCAATGACTCTCAACGTCAGGCGACCCGAGATGCAGGGCGTATTGCAGGGTTAGATGTGTTACGCATTCTCAATGAACCCACTGCAGCCGCTTTAGCTTACGGGTTAGATCAAGAAGATAATAGTTTAGTATTAGTCTTTGACTTAGGGGGCGGCACCTTTGATGTTTCTCTCCTAGAAGTGGGAGACGGGGTTTTTGAAGTCAAATCCACCAGTGGGGATACCCAGTTAGGAGGGAATGATTTTGATGAGAAAATTGTCAATTGGCTAGCCGATGACTTTTTAGAGAAAGAAGGCATTGATCTCAGACGGGACAGACAAGCCCTACAACGCCTCTCTGAAGCCGCCGAAAAGGCAAAAATTGAACTCTCTGGGGTGGGTACAACTGAAATTAATCTCCCCTTTATTACCGCCAGTGAAAGTGGACCCAAACATATTGAAACTCAATTAACGCGATCGCAGTTTGAAGGGCTTTGTGCTGATCTCATGCAACGGTTACGCCGTCCCCTAAAACGAGCGTTTAAAGATGCCCAACTGCGACCCGATGATATTGATGAAGTGGTCTTAGTCGGTGGCTCAACTCGCATCCCCATGGTACAGGATATGGTGCGAGATTTAATTGGCTTAGAACCCAATCAAAACGTTAATCCTGATGAAGTTGTCGCTGTGGGGGCTGCTATTCAAGCAGGGATTCTAGCAGGAGAAGTGAAAGACGTTTTACTCCTCGATGTCACTCCCCTTTCCTTTGGTATTGAAACCATTGGTGGCGTGATGAAAAAACTAATTCCGCGCAATACCACCATCCCTGTGCGACGTTCTGATCTCTTCTCCACCAGTGAAAATAATCAAACCATGGTTGAGGTTCACGTCTTACAAGGGGAACGGGAAATGGCAGAAGAAAATAAATCCCTTGGACGCTTTAAACTCACAGGCATTCCGCCAGCACCGCGTGGTGTGCCTCAAATTCTAGTTTCCCTTGACTTAGACGCTAATGGCATCTTAAACGTCACTGCCCTTGATAAAACCACAGGACGGGAACAAAGTGTTACCATTCAGGGAGCTTCTACCCTATCTGAAAGTGAAGTAAATCGCATGATCCAAGATGCTGAAGCCAACAGCCGTGCGGATCAAGAACGGAAAGAACGAATTGAAAAACGTAATCGTGCTGAAGCCCTTGCTGATAGTTCCCAACGTCGCTTAAAAGAAGTTGCCCTTGATTTTGGCACGCAATTTGCTAGCTATTATCGACGACGGATTGAAGCCCTTATTGAGGAATTACGAGAAAGTTTAGCCCGAGATGACGAACGAGGAATTGATCGCGCTCAATCTGATCTCCAAGATGCCCTCTACGAGCTAAATCGGGAAGTTCGTTTACAATATGAAGATGAGGAAGACGACTTCTTTGGCTCGATCAAGCGCACCTTCTTAGGAGATGAAGAAGACCGTGTTCCTCCCTACCGCACCCAATCCCGAGAACCCCGAGAACCCCGAGAACCCCGAGAACCGCGACCTTCCTCCCGTCCCCGTAGTCGTCCTCGCTATGAACCTGAATATGATGATGACTATTATGAACCTCGTCCCCCCCGTCGTTCCTCCCGTCGTCGTCCGTATGAATATGAAAATGATTGGGATGAGGAAGACGATGATTGGTTTTAA
- a CDS encoding DnaJ C-terminal domain-containing protein — MNNLPNYYELLDVPPDATVEEIKRAYRRMARKYHPDLNPGDKQAEETFKNLVEAYDVLCDPQQREKYDEINQTKKKSKKNRRNTKVSKGKARRSNSVTDYQQYGPDFNRFVEQTFAKKRSQANQNPQTSRRVAPDDRQAYRPGTRKTAYKVQGRDADYTEKERPRDVEARLKLPLEKAYRGGKERIRLEDGRSLEIDMPSGMIDGQQMRLRGQGLDGGDLYLTITIADHCFFKIQGKDIFCKVPVTPSEAVLGSAIKVPTLDGLVQMSVPKGVKSGQRLRLAGKGYPVEGERGDQLVEMQIVVPSEPSEAERELYEQLKAVETFNPRDSIMKSDK, encoded by the coding sequence ATGAATAATTTGCCCAATTACTACGAACTGTTAGATGTTCCCCCTGATGCGACAGTGGAAGAAATTAAGCGAGCCTACCGTCGCATGGCTCGAAAATACCATCCTGATCTTAATCCTGGGGACAAACAAGCTGAAGAAACTTTTAAAAATTTAGTGGAAGCCTATGATGTTCTCTGTGATCCACAGCAACGAGAAAAATACGACGAAATAAACCAAACCAAGAAGAAAAGTAAGAAAAACCGACGCAATACCAAAGTCTCCAAGGGAAAAGCCCGTCGCAGTAATAGTGTTACCGATTATCAGCAATATGGGCCCGATTTTAATCGCTTTGTGGAGCAAACCTTTGCTAAAAAACGCAGTCAAGCCAATCAAAATCCTCAAACCTCTCGCCGTGTTGCCCCTGATGACCGTCAAGCCTATCGCCCTGGAACCCGAAAAACTGCCTATAAGGTACAAGGAAGAGACGCTGACTACACGGAAAAGGAACGTCCTCGGGATGTAGAAGCACGGCTGAAATTGCCCTTAGAAAAGGCTTATCGGGGGGGTAAGGAACGCATCCGATTAGAAGATGGACGCTCTTTAGAGATTGATATGCCTTCGGGGATGATCGATGGGCAACAGATGCGTTTACGCGGACAGGGACTGGATGGGGGCGATTTATATCTCACTATTACCATTGCCGATCATTGCTTTTTTAAAATACAGGGGAAAGATATCTTTTGCAAAGTTCCTGTTACCCCCAGTGAAGCAGTATTAGGTAGCGCGATTAAAGTTCCCACTCTTGATGGGTTGGTGCAGATGTCGGTGCCAAAAGGGGTTAAATCTGGGCAACGCTTACGATTAGCAGGGAAGGGCTACCCTGTGGAAGGAGAACGGGGGGATCAGTTAGTGGAGATGCAAATTGTTGTGCCTAGTGAACCCAGTGAAGCAGAAAGAGAGTTATATGAACAACTCAAAGCAGTAGAAACCTTTAATCCTCGTGATTCAATCATGAAATCGGACAAATGA
- a CDS encoding DUF948 domain-containing protein, whose amino-acid sequence MSSPLFWLALSLFLVSVSLTAVLMAAFPAFLELARAARNADKFIDTLHQELPSTLKAIRLTGEEITELTNDVNTGVKSASKTVQQFDQGVTTAKHQAKGVKKQTQGVITGLKVAWKTWQGNQR is encoded by the coding sequence ATTAGTAGCCCTTTATTTTGGCTAGCGCTTTCCCTATTTTTAGTCTCTGTCAGTCTCACGGCGGTGTTAATGGCTGCTTTTCCTGCATTTCTTGAGTTGGCTCGAGCTGCCCGTAATGCAGATAAGTTCATTGATACTTTACACCAAGAACTGCCCTCTACCCTAAAAGCAATTCGGCTAACCGGGGAAGAAATTACTGAACTGACCAATGATGTGAATACCGGGGTAAAAAGTGCTTCCAAAACTGTCCAACAGTTCGACCAGGGAGTAACAACTGCTAAACATCAAGCAAAAGGGGTAAAAAAGCAAACTCAGGGAGTAATTACTGGTCTTAAAGTCGCTTGGAAAACTTGGCAAGGAAATCAAAGGTAA
- the purC gene encoding phosphoribosylaminoimidazolesuccinocarboxamide synthase encodes MEKLYEGKAKIIYSTEDPEILLTHFKDDATAFNAQKRGTITEKGAINCRISSALFQLLENQGLATHYLDQPTPQQMRVKSVTILPLEVVVRNIAAGSLCRETGLEQGTILPFPLVEFYYKKDELGDPILTRDRILILNLASLNQLEQLQTKALAINTHLKTFFSQCGITLVDFKLEFGLDKEGNLLLADEISPDTCRLWDQNEPDPEARVMDKDRFRQDLGKVENAYQQVQTRILSQLQLTTKES; translated from the coding sequence ATGGAAAAGTTATACGAAGGAAAAGCCAAAATTATTTACTCCACTGAGGATCCCGAGATTCTATTAACCCACTTCAAAGATGATGCCACCGCTTTTAATGCCCAAAAACGAGGCACTATCACAGAGAAAGGAGCAATCAATTGTCGAATTAGTAGTGCCTTGTTCCAGCTTTTAGAAAACCAAGGACTTGCCACACACTATCTTGATCAACCTACCCCCCAGCAAATGCGAGTAAAATCAGTTACTATCTTGCCTCTAGAAGTTGTGGTGAGAAACATTGCCGCAGGTAGCCTATGTCGAGAAACAGGACTGGAGCAGGGCACTATTTTGCCATTTCCTCTAGTAGAATTTTATTATAAAAAAGATGAACTTGGCGACCCTATTTTAACGCGCGATCGGATTCTAATTCTTAATCTTGCCAGCCTCAATCAACTCGAACAACTACAAACTAAGGCTCTTGCTATCAACACTCACCTGAAAACCTTTTTTAGCCAATGTGGCATTACCCTAGTAGATTTCAAGTTGGAATTTGGACTTGATAAAGAGGGGAATCTTTTATTAGCTGATGAGATTAGCCCTGATACCTGTCGTTTATGGGATCAAAATGAACCTGATCCAGAAGCCCGTGTCATGGATAAAGATCGATTTCGCCAAGATTTAGGCAAAGTGGAGAATGCCTATCAGCAAGTGCAAACCCGAATATTGTCACAACTGCAATTGACAACTAAAGAGTCATAG
- the argF gene encoding ornithine carbamoyltransferase produces MKGRNLLSLTDCNQTELQALLDLAQKMKGGYSPQLPSKQVLGLLFYKASTRTRVSFSVAMYQLGGQVIDLNPQFMQVGRGEPIQDTARVLAGYLDVIAIRTFAQSELETFAHYAQVPIINALSDRAHPCQVLADLLTIKETFGQLKGLTLTYLGDGNNVAHSLLLGCAMAGVNIRVVTPKEYQPDTTIVEQAKALASETEIVLTTDAEAAVKGAEILYTDVWASMGQEDSATTRFPIFQPYQINEKLLKQAQSEAIVLHCLPAHRGEEITEAVLESSQSRVWQQAENRMYAQKALLAKLLGVD; encoded by the coding sequence ATGAAGGGAAGAAATTTACTCAGTCTCACTGACTGCAATCAAACCGAATTACAAGCCTTATTGGACTTAGCGCAAAAAATGAAAGGGGGATACAGTCCCCAGTTGCCCTCAAAGCAAGTATTAGGACTATTATTTTATAAGGCTTCTACTCGAACGCGAGTCTCTTTTAGTGTTGCCATGTACCAACTAGGGGGTCAAGTTATTGACTTAAACCCCCAATTTATGCAAGTAGGACGCGGTGAACCAATTCAGGATACCGCTAGAGTTTTAGCAGGATATTTAGATGTAATTGCTATTCGTACCTTTGCTCAAAGTGAGCTTGAAACCTTTGCCCATTACGCTCAAGTTCCTATAATTAATGCTCTCAGCGATCGCGCTCATCCTTGTCAAGTTCTTGCTGACCTTTTAACCATTAAAGAAACCTTTGGACAATTAAAAGGACTCACTTTAACCTACTTGGGTGATGGGAACAATGTTGCTCATTCACTCCTTTTAGGCTGTGCCATGGCTGGAGTCAATATTCGAGTAGTGACCCCAAAGGAATACCAGCCAGATACGACGATTGTTGAACAAGCTAAGGCTTTAGCTTCAGAAACTGAAATTGTACTTACTACTGACGCGGAAGCGGCTGTAAAAGGGGCAGAAATTCTTTATACTGATGTTTGGGCAAGTATGGGGCAAGAAGACTCGGCTACCACTCGCTTCCCAATTTTTCAGCCTTATCAAATTAATGAAAAGCTCTTAAAACAAGCCCAATCAGAAGCAATTGTTCTACATTGCCTCCCAGCTCATCGGGGAGAAGAAATTACTGAAGCCGTCTTAGAATCTTCACAATCCCGAGTTTGGCAACAAGCTGAGAATAGAATGTATGCCCAGAAGGCTCTATTGGCAAAATTACTTGGCGTAGATTAA